AGGGGGTTGACAAGGTTATGGGGAATAGTTAATCTAGAAAAGCGCTGAGGGGGAGGCGAGCGGGAGCGAGCCAACCGAGGCGTCAGCACCTAGACAGGGAAATAACTTGGAAGCCAGACGGAATTGACCTCGTCAAAGAAATGGGCTGTTAATGCGGCCAATTATAACAGGGGCGAGCCAGTTCGGTGAGAGCGAGAGCTTGGGCTGGATTGGTGAGTCAGACGGATAACCGGGACGAGAGTTCTGGATAGCTCGAAGTGAGGTTCCTAATCATTATCGTTTAATTAGTTTAATTATTTAGGATATGTGATTAGGGGTAGTACCATGGAGAGTTTGATCCTGGCTCAGGATGAACGCTGGCGGCGTGCCTAACACATGCAAGTCGAACGGGGTGCTTTCGGGCACCTAGTGGCGGACGGGTGAGTAACGCGTGAGAATCTGCCTTCAGGTCGGGGATAACGGCTGGAAACGGTCGCTAATACCGGATGTGCCGAGAGGTGAAAGGTTAATCTGCCTGGGGATGAGCTCGCGTCGGATTAGCTAGTTGGTGGGGTAAGGGCCTACCAAGGCGACGATCCGTAGCTGGTTTGAGAGGATGACCAGCCACACTGGGACTGAGACACGGCCCAGACTCCTACGGGAGGCAGCAGTGGGGAATTTTCCGCAATGGGGGGAACCCTGACGGAGCAACGCCGCGTGCGGGAGGAAGGCCTGTGGGTTGTAAACCGCTTTTCTCAGGGAAGAAGGCAGTGACGGTACCTGAGGAATCAGCATCGGCTAACTCCGTGCCAGCAGCCGCGGTAAGACGGAGGATGCAAGCGTTATCCGGAATTATTGGGCGTAAAGCGTCCGCAGGTGGTTTTACAAGTCTGTCGTCAAAGCGTGGGGCTTAACTCCATAAGGGCGGTGGAAACTGTAAGACTAGAGTGAGGTAGGGGTAGAGGGAATTCCCGGTGTAGCGGTGAAATGCGTAGATATCGGGAAGAACACCAGTGGCGAAAGCGCTCTACTGGGCCTTGACTGACACTGAGGGACGAAAGCTAGGGGAGCGAAAGGGATTAGATACCCCTGTAGTCCTAGCCGTAAACGATGGAGACTAGGTGTGGTTCGTATCGACCCGGGCCGTGCCGAAGCTAACGCGTTAAGTCTCCCGCCTGGGGAGTACGCTCGCAAGAGTGAAACTCAAAGGAATTGACGGGGGCCCGCACAAGCGGTGGAGTATGTGGTTTAATTCGATGCAACGCGAAGAACCTTACCAGGGTTTGACATCCCCCGAATCCTCTTGAAAGGGAGGAGTGCCTACGGGAGCGGGGAGACAGGTGGTGCATGGCTGTCGTCAGCTCGTGTCGTGAGATGTTGGGTTAAGTCCCGCAACGAGCGCAACCCACGTTTTTAGTTGCCAGCATTCAGTTGGGCACTCTAGAGAGACTGCCGGTGACAAACCGGAGGAAGGTGTGGATGACGTCAAGTCAGCATGCCCCTTACATTCTGGGCTACACACGTACTACAATGCCACGGACAGAGGGTTGCGAGCCTGCGAGGGTGAGCTAATCTCGTAAACCGTGGCCCAGTTCAGATTGCAGGCTGCAACTCGCCTGCATGAAGGCGGAATCGCTAGTAATCGCCGGTCAGCATACGGCGGTGAATACGTTCCCGGGCCTTGTACACACCGCCCGTCACACCATGGGAGTTGGCCATGCCCGAAGTCGTTACTCCAACTGTTTGCAGAGGGGGACGCCGAAGGCGGGGCTGATGACTGGGGTGAAGTCGTAACAAGGTAGCCGTACCGGAAGGTGTGGCTGGATCACCTCCTTTCAGGGAGACCAACCCGACCGCAGAGAGCGAGATAAGGGATAAGCGCTGCGGGGAGGGTCACCCGAGGTCGGTCGGGGTTGAGAACGAATGGCTTTCAAGTTAGGTTTAGGTGTAGTTTAGGTGTAGGTGGGGGCTATTAGCTCAGGTGGTTAGAGCGCACCCCTGATAAGGGTGAGGTCCCTGGTTCAAGTCCAGGATGGCCCACTAAGGGGGTATAGCTCAGTTGGTAGAGCGCCTGCTTTGCACGCAGGAAGTCAGCGGTTCGAGTCCGCTTACCTCCACCAAGGGAGGGTTTCAGCAAATTAGGATTGGGTCTGGATTGCGGTCGGTGGCCGTGTAGGGGGTTAGTTTTAATCTTAATTTGCTGGATGACTCCAGCCAGGACCATGAAAACTGTATAGAGAGAATGCAAGTCAGGTAGTAAGAGACTGCTTAGTAAGTCATTGATGTGAAGACATGGGTGATTTATTGAGCGGGCACAGACACTGATGTGGAAGTGGTCAAGCTAGGAAGGGCTTATGGTGGATACCTAGGCACACAGAGGCGAGGAAGGACGTGGTTACCGACGATACGCTTCGGGGAGCTGGAAGCGAGCATTGATCCGAAGGTTTCCGAATGGGGCAACCCAGAGAACGGCCCATTGAATCCATAGATGGGCACGAGCGAACCTGGCGAATTGAAACATCTGAGTAGCCAGAGGAAGAGAAAACAAAAGTGATTCCCCTAGTAGCGGCGAGCGAAGCGGGAAGAGCCTAAACCGGTGGGCAAGCCTACCGGGGTAGTGGGACAGCGACATGGAATCTGGAAGCTAGACGAAGCAGTTGAGAGCTGCACCAGAGGAGGTGAGAGTCCTGTAGTCGAAAGTGGAAGGATACTAGCTGGATCCCGAGTAGCGTGGGGCACGTGGAATCCCGCGTGAATCAGCGAGGACCATCTCGTAAGGCTAAATACTCCTGTGTGACCGATAGTGAAGAGTACCGCGAGGGAAAGGTGAAAAGAACCCCGGGAGGGGAGTGAAAGAGACCATGAAACCATAAGCTTACAAGCAGTGGGAGCCCGATTAAGCGGGTGACCGCGTGCCTGTTGAAGAATGAGCCGGCGACTTATAGGTACTGGCGGGTTAAGGCGGGAATGCCGGAGCCAGAGCGAAAGCGAGTCTGAAGAGGGCGTTTTGGTCAGTATTTATAGACCCGAACCCGGGTGATCTAACCATGTCCAGGATGAAGCTGGGGTAAAACCTCGTGGAGGTCCGAACCGACCGATGTTGAAAAATCGGCGGATGAGGTGTGGTTAGGGGTGAAATGCCAATCGAACCCGGAGCTAGCTGGTTCTCCCCGAAATATGTTGAGGCATAGCGGTTGTGAATAGAGCTGTGGGGTAAAGCACTGATTCGGTGCGGGCTGCGAGAGCGGTACCAAATCGAGTCAAACTCAGAATACGCAGTGAACACACAGCCAGTCAGACGGTGGGGGATAAGCTTCATCGTCGAGAGGGAAACAGCCCAGACCACCAGCTAAGGTCCCGAAATTACCACTAAGTGATAAAGGAGGTGGGGGTGCTCAGACAACCAGGAGGTTTGCCTAGAAGCAGCAATCCTTGAAAGAGTGCGTAATAGCTCACTGGTCAAGCGCTTCTGCGCCGAAAATGAACGGGGCTAAGTGGTATACCGAAGCTGTGGACTTATTGTGATAAGTGGTAGGGGAGCGTTCCGTGATAGAGGGAAGCACTAGCGGGAGCAGGTGTGGACGAGACGGAAGTGAGAATGTCGGCTTGAGTAGCGAAAACATTGGTGAGAATCCAATGCCCCGAAACCCCAAGGGTTCCTCCGCAAGGTTCGTCCGCGGGGGGTTAGTCGGGACCTAAGGCGAGGCCGAGAGGCGTAGTCGATGGACAACCGGTCAACATTCCGGTACTGGATTTAAGTTGTGCAGGGGGACGGAGAAGGCTAGGTCAGCCGGGTGATGGAAGTCCCGGTTTAAGCTAGCGAGGCGAAGAGGTGCGGCGAAAACGTGCTGAGCTGAGCGGCGAGTACGACTGTCTACGGACGGGAAGTGGCTGAGGTCAGGCTTCCGAGAAAAGCCCTAAGCACGATAACTTAAGTTCACCCGTACCCGAAACCGACACAGGTGGGGTGGTAGAGGATACTAAGGGGCGCGAGGTAACTCTCTCTAAGGAACTCGGCAAAATGGCCCCGTAACTTCGGGAGAAGGGGTGCCAGCGTGAGCTGGTCGCAGTGAAGAGGCCCAGGCGACTGTTTACCAAAAACACAGGTCTCCGCGAACTCGGAAGAGGAGGTATGGGGGCTGACGCCTGCCCAGTGCCGGAAGGTTAAGGAAGTTGGTTAGGGAAACCGAAGCTGGCGACCGAAGCCCCGGTGAACGGCGGCCGTAACTATAACGGTCCTAAGGTAGCGAAATTCCTTGTCGGGTAAGTTCCGACCCGCACGAAAGGCGTAACGATCTGGGCGCTGTCTCGGAGAGAGGCTCGGCGAAATAGGAGTGTCTGTGAAGATACGGACTACCTGCACCTGGACAGAAAGACCCTATGAAGCTTTACTGTAGCCTGGTATGGGGTTCGGGCTTTGCTTGCGCAGGATAGGTGGGAGACTGGGAAGTCCTCCTTGTGGGGGGGATGGAGTCGTCGGTGAGATACCACTCTAGCAGGGCTAGGATTCTAACCTGAAGCCATGAGCTGGCGCAGGGACAGTATCAGGGGGGCAGTTTGACTGGGGCGGTCGCCTCCTAAACGGTAACGGAGGCGCGCAAAGGTTCCCTCAGGCTGGTTGGAAATCAGCCGGAGAGTGTAAAGGCATAAGGGAGCTTGACTGCGAGACTGACAAGTCGAGCAGGGACGAAAGTCGGCCTTAGTGATCCGACGGTTCTGGATGGAAGGGCCGTCGCTCAACGGATAAAAGTTACTCTAGGGATAACAGGCTGATCTCCCCCAAGAGTTCACATCGACGGGGAGGTTTGGCACCTCGATGTCGGCTCATCGCAACCTGGTGCGGAAGTACGTGCCAAGGGTTGGGCTGTTCGCCCATTAAAGCGGTACGTGAGCTGGGTTCAGAACGTCGTGAGACAGTTCGGTCCATATCCGGTGCAGGCGTAAGAGCATTGCGGGGAGTCCTCCTTAGTACGAGAGGACCGGGAGGAACGCACCGCTGGTGTACCGGTTATCGTGCCAACGGTAGACGCCGGGTAGCCAAGTGCGGAGAGGATAACCGCTGAAGGCATCTAAGTGGGAAGCCCACCCCAAGATGAGTGCTCTCATGGCGTGAAGCCAGTAAGGTCACGGGCAGAAGACCCGTTGATAGGCGTTAGGTGGAAGTCCAGAGATGGATGCAGCCGAGGCGTACTAATAGACCGAGGGCTTGACCTCAACACATCGTTAATTTGACTACCAATTCAACCTCTCTCTATGCAGTCTTGATGGTCTCTGTGATTGCCATCAGTGCTTTGCTGGTGAGTATGGCGGTGTGGAACCACGCCGAACCCATCCCGAACTCGGTGGTGAAACGCATCTGCGGCGACGATAGTTGGAGGGTCGCCTCCCGCTAAAATAGCTCCTCGCCAGCTTAACTTTCGGATAAAGGCTGTTCCCTTTGTTAAGGGGAGCAGCCTTTATTGATGTCTGGATTTGTGGGATGGATATCTGGGTTTGATTGCGGCTATTTGCCCTTCAGAGACCTTCTGTGGCCAGCATTGAGCGAATCCTTTAGACTTGGGGCAAGTTCGCTGTGAGGGGAGAGAGATGCAATGGCAATGGTTGGCTTGCATGAGATTAACGATCTCGGCGGGGATTCGGACGGCGCTCTCTGTGGGAACTATGGCATGTACTGGGCTGGTAGCGATCGCGGGAGCGGGCGAAACGCAAATTCTGGGGTATCCAACAAATTATCAGGCTACTAACGAAGCGATTGCTAACGAAGGGATTATTGTTCCAACAGTCCCCATTGTTAATTTTGAGCAACCAACCAGGAGTGGACAACCCAAAAGGGTTCCCTCTTTACCAATGGAGGGGGTGAGTCAGGTCAATAATGCTGATCTGGCGTTACCTTCCTCGGCAGTAACACCCTCGGCAGTGGCACTGCCCAATGCTTCTGACTGGTTGGTGCCTGCTCCGTTGCCGGTGCCAAGGGTATCTCCGATCGCTGTGCCTGCGCCCCCGCCTGAGCCAGCGATTCCTAATCCAGCGATTCTTGATTCAGCACTGGAGGCTAACTGTCAACAGGCCCCTGCTGGTGGGGTGTATGTGTGTTCTCCTGTAGCTGATCCAGCGAGTCAGCCACCGCCGACAACCAGCGCCGACTTTCCGCGTCCCCGTGCCTTGAGTTTTGACTTTGCACCCGGTTTCCCGGTGCCGACGGTGTTGCCCGGTTCAGCGCGGGCCTCGATCGTGCAAACGCCGACGAAAAGTACAGGATTGGCCGGGATTTTGCGTCTGGCTCATCCTCTCTCGGATACGAGTAATTTAGCTCTGGTTTTGGAGGGGGGAGAGCATATTTTTGCGTTTGATGCTGGCTTTACCCAACTCAATGCCACTCATCAGGGTTTGGGGGTCAATTTTGCGGCTCAAACTTCCTGGTCACCCGCTTTTCGGGGGGGCGATCGTGAGGTTGATTTAGCGGGAGGGGATACACCTTGGGTCCAACGCTTGGGTGGGGGGATTGAAACCTACTTTCCAGTTAGTGCCAAAACCAATGCTGCGTTTGGGGTAGGCTATCAGCAGGTTTCGGTCAGATCGGATGCCTTTGGTAGTGGTGCTGTTGCTAGGGACGAGGTGGGCAATCGGGTTACGGTGGATGCGGATGGTATTGATGATCTGATGACCCTGAATTTTGCGTTAGTTCGGGATAATCTGCACCAGGTCCAGTTTCCCCGCGAAGGATCAATGCTGCGGGTGGGAGCCGATCAGGGCTTTACGATCGGGCGGGAAAGTGTTACCTTCACACGCCTAAATGCCCGCTACACCCAGTATGTTCCCGTCGAATTCTTTGGCTTGCGGCCAGGTCCTAAAACGTTGATTTTTGATGTTCAGGCGGGGACGATTTTGGGCGAGGTGCCGCCCTATGAGGGGTTTAATCTGGGGGGGATAAGTTCGGTACGGGGCTGGGACGGGGGCGGTATTAGTACGGGGACAAGTTTTGTGCAAGGAGCGGTGGAATATCGCTTTCCCTTGTTTGATTCAACCCTGTTTGAGCGGGCGTTTCCGATTCGCGGGGCACTTTTTACGGAGTTTGCCAGTGATCTGGGTACGGCGGATGAGGTGATTGGGCAACCGGCGAAGATACGGGAAAAACCGGGGGAAGGATTTGGCTTCGGTCTTGGCCTGCAAACAGAGACCGCCTGGGGATTGGGGCGCTTGGAATTTGCGCTGACGAATGAGGGAGATGCGTCAGTCATCGTGACGATCGGCGATCGCTTTTAAGGCCACTCCCTGTCATGCTCCGCATCGGTCTCTCCTGAAACTCGACAGCAACCGTTCTAACCTTTATCGTTAGGCTGGAGAAACCATACGAGAAACTACACAAGG
This DNA window, taken from Trichothermofontia sichuanensis B231, encodes the following:
- a CDS encoding BamA/TamA family outer membrane protein, which gives rise to MRLTISAGIRTALSVGTMACTGLVAIAGAGETQILGYPTNYQATNEAIANEGIIVPTVPIVNFEQPTRSGQPKRVPSLPMEGVSQVNNADLALPSSAVTPSAVALPNASDWLVPAPLPVPRVSPIAVPAPPPEPAIPNPAILDSALEANCQQAPAGGVYVCSPVADPASQPPPTTSADFPRPRALSFDFAPGFPVPTVLPGSARASIVQTPTKSTGLAGILRLAHPLSDTSNLALVLEGGEHIFAFDAGFTQLNATHQGLGVNFAAQTSWSPAFRGGDREVDLAGGDTPWVQRLGGGIETYFPVSAKTNAAFGVGYQQVSVRSDAFGSGAVARDEVGNRVTVDADGIDDLMTLNFALVRDNLHQVQFPREGSMLRVGADQGFTIGRESVTFTRLNARYTQYVPVEFFGLRPGPKTLIFDVQAGTILGEVPPYEGFNLGGISSVRGWDGGGISTGTSFVQGAVEYRFPLFDSTLFERAFPIRGALFTEFASDLGTADEVIGQPAKIREKPGEGFGFGLGLQTETAWGLGRLEFALTNEGDASVIVTIGDRF